A window of the Deltaproteobacteria bacterium genome harbors these coding sequences:
- a CDS encoding Rrf2 family transcriptional regulator, with the protein MRLTRHGEYAIRATLYLASLPAGKLASITEIASKEHIPRNFLAKILKDLQRAGILKSFPGAAGGYRLARDTGSITFRMIIEAGQGAGDDGDDDNGHADARPMTLSIFSRWSEANEAFNRILENTRLSDLPPWIPPSGGDEAKH; encoded by the coding sequence GTGAGACTGACCCGACACGGCGAATACGCCATTCGAGCTACCCTGTACCTGGCGAGTCTACCGGCCGGAAAGCTCGCCTCGATCACCGAGATTGCCTCCAAAGAGCACATTCCGCGGAACTTCCTGGCAAAAATCCTCAAGGATCTGCAGCGAGCCGGGATTCTCAAGTCATTTCCCGGTGCGGCGGGCGGTTACCGGCTCGCCCGAGATACCGGCAGCATCACTTTCAGGATGATTATCGAAGCAGGGCAGGGTGCAGGCGACGATGGGGATGATGATAACGGGCATGCCGACGCCCGCCCCATGACCCTGTCGATATTCAGCCGCTGGAGCGAGGCAAACGAGGCCTTCAACCGCATCCTTGAAAACACGCGGCTGTCAGACCTTCCCCCCTGGATCCCGCCTTCCGGAGGGGATGAAGCAAAGCACTGA
- a CDS encoding aldehyde dehydrogenase family protein, giving the protein MGASREILAEAKQRGKLRSVDPATLETIAELDIATGAQVGEAVGRAREAAATWSATTFAQRARHLKNVQAWVVAHMDEIAETISRENGKPLVEAISADVMPFVDLVSWLLSDAAEILRPEEIALDWKWTGRLSYIEWQPRGVIGIIAPWNFPFNIPAGQTAMALMAGNTVVLKPSEYTPVTGEWVARAFNEAGLPRDVVQAMSGDGSTGAALVEAGVNLICFTGSVPTGKKIMAAAAGRLTPVCLELGGKAPMIVCRDANIEVASSAAVWGAFTNSGQVCASVERLYIHESIYQPFLDKVVEKTKQLRQGPSLPAQDNDVGPMCTLEGLERAERQVRDAREMGAEILTGGQRHPEHKGWFFQPTVLASVDHRFECVSAETFGPLLPVMKFHDEEEVVRLANDSTVGLTASIWSKDLDRARMLASRIEAGTVMVNANVYTYAVPQTPWGGPKESGIGRTHGALGLKEMCEPHHIHVNRTHFLKEPFWFRYSPQHAGLFKSAVRMLWGSGLGARLKALEGLLGGIRKLPPGNQI; this is encoded by the coding sequence ATGGGTGCATCCAGGGAGATACTTGCCGAGGCAAAGCAGCGCGGGAAACTGCGGTCAGTCGATCCGGCCACCCTCGAAACCATCGCCGAACTGGACATCGCCACCGGCGCGCAGGTGGGTGAAGCCGTAGGCCGCGCCCGCGAAGCCGCCGCCACATGGAGTGCGACGACATTCGCCCAGCGGGCCCGGCACCTGAAAAACGTACAGGCCTGGGTAGTGGCCCACATGGACGAGATCGCCGAGACGATCTCCAGGGAAAACGGCAAGCCGCTGGTCGAGGCGATTTCGGCCGACGTGATGCCGTTCGTGGATCTTGTCAGCTGGCTGCTCAGCGATGCCGCCGAGATACTCCGGCCCGAGGAAATTGCCCTCGACTGGAAGTGGACCGGACGGCTTTCCTACATCGAGTGGCAGCCCCGTGGTGTCATCGGGATCATCGCGCCGTGGAATTTTCCGTTCAATATACCGGCTGGCCAGACGGCGATGGCCCTGATGGCAGGCAACACCGTCGTCCTGAAGCCGTCGGAATACACGCCCGTCACCGGCGAATGGGTGGCCCGCGCCTTCAACGAGGCCGGACTCCCCAGGGACGTGGTTCAGGCCATGTCGGGCGATGGCAGCACCGGAGCCGCGCTGGTCGAAGCGGGCGTGAATCTCATCTGCTTCACAGGATCAGTCCCGACCGGCAAGAAGATCATGGCAGCGGCAGCCGGCCGGCTGACTCCCGTCTGTCTCGAACTCGGCGGCAAGGCACCGATGATCGTTTGCAGGGATGCCAACATCGAGGTTGCATCGAGTGCGGCCGTCTGGGGAGCGTTCACCAATTCCGGACAGGTCTGCGCATCGGTGGAACGGCTCTACATACACGAAAGCATCTACCAGCCGTTTCTGGACAAGGTGGTCGAGAAAACGAAACAGCTCCGGCAGGGGCCGTCACTTCCGGCCCAGGACAATGACGTGGGCCCCATGTGCACGCTGGAGGGACTGGAACGGGCCGAGCGGCAGGTGCGTGACGCACGGGAAATGGGTGCGGAGATCCTCACGGGGGGCCAGCGCCATCCAGAGCACAAGGGGTGGTTTTTCCAGCCGACGGTACTCGCCAGCGTCGATCACCGGTTCGAGTGTGTTAGTGCCGAAACCTTCGGTCCGTTATTGCCCGTCATGAAGTTTCATGACGAGGAGGAGGTGGTCCGTCTCGCCAACGACTCAACCGTCGGTCTCACGGCCAGCATCTGGTCGAAAGATCTCGACAGGGCGCGGATGCTCGCTTCGCGCATCGAGGCGGGCACGGTAATGGTCAATGCCAACGTCTATACCTATGCGGTTCCCCAGACCCCCTGGGGCGGACCCAAGGAGTCCGGCATCGGCCGCACCCACGGGGCACTCGGTCTCAAGGAGATGTGCGAGCCACATCACATCCATGTGAACCGGACGCACTTCCTGAAGGAACCGTTCTGGTTCCGCTACTCCCCCCAGCACGCCGGACTGTTCAAGAGTGCGGTCCGGATGCTGTGGGGTTCCGGGCTGGGTGCCCGACTGAAGGCTCTCGAAGGCCTTCTGGGTGGTATCCGGAAGCTTCCGCCCGGAAACCAGATCTGA
- the purM gene encoding phosphoribosylformylglycinamidine cyclo-ligase: MTSRTKLTYRAAGVDVEAGDRLVDRIAPLARRTRIAGTMGGLGGFGGLFRLPKGYREPVLVSGTDGVGTKLRLAFDLKRHGSVGIDLVAMCVNDVLVQGARPLFFLDYFATGKLDVGTAEQVISGIARGCLEGQCTLLGGETAEMPGFYKPGEYDLAGFVVGVAERKRLVTGQRIRPGDEIIALASSGVHSNGYSLVRRIVADRKLDLRRTYAPLRRPLGEALIEPTRIYVKTVLPLLSRFDIRGMAHITGGGLPGNLPRQFPASVRPVIDRSSWSLPPVFQVLQNAGDIDDAEMLATFNCGVGYCLVVRKGQGSALVRSLRGRRERAWIIGTVERRPRGKEDFILC, encoded by the coding sequence GTGACTTCCAGGACAAAGCTGACGTACCGGGCGGCTGGCGTGGATGTCGAGGCCGGGGACCGGCTTGTAGACCGCATCGCGCCGCTGGCCCGCCGGACCCGCATCGCCGGAACGATGGGCGGGCTCGGGGGATTTGGCGGACTGTTCCGGCTGCCGAAGGGGTACCGCGAGCCGGTGCTCGTCTCGGGCACCGATGGTGTTGGCACCAAGCTCAGGCTGGCTTTCGATCTGAAGCGGCATGGCTCGGTTGGAATCGATCTGGTGGCGATGTGCGTGAACGATGTGCTGGTGCAGGGTGCCCGCCCGCTGTTTTTCCTCGACTATTTCGCCACCGGAAAACTGGATGTCGGCACGGCCGAGCAGGTTATTTCTGGCATTGCACGGGGCTGCCTTGAGGGGCAATGCACCCTCCTCGGCGGTGAAACCGCCGAGATGCCGGGTTTTTACAAACCGGGGGAGTACGACCTCGCTGGCTTTGTGGTCGGCGTGGCCGAGCGCAAAAGGCTTGTAACCGGCCAGCGGATCCGGCCGGGGGACGAGATTATCGCCCTCGCTTCCTCAGGTGTCCATTCAAACGGATACTCGCTGGTCCGCCGGATCGTCGCCGACCGGAAACTCGACCTGCGCCGGACGTATGCTCCGCTCCGGCGGCCTCTCGGTGAAGCACTGATCGAGCCGACGCGCATTTACGTGAAGACGGTGCTGCCGCTGCTCTCCCGCTTTGACATCCGTGGCATGGCGCACATCACCGGAGGCGGACTGCCTGGGAACCTGCCGCGCCAGTTCCCCGCTTCCGTGAGGCCCGTGATTGACCGCAGCTCGTGGTCGTTGCCGCCGGTTTTCCAGGTGTTGCAGAATGCCGGGGACATCGACGATGCGGAAATGCTGGCCACGTTCAACTGCGGCGTGGGCTACTGCCTTGTGGTAAGAAAAGGGCAGGGAAGCGCCCTGGTCCGGTCGCTCCGGGGCCGCCGGGAACGGGCATGGATCATCGGGACGGTGGAGCGGCGGCCCCGCGGGAAAGAGGATTTCATCCTATGCTAG
- a CDS encoding PilZ domain-containing protein, producing the protein MADRLTMFVERRRAKRHRLSFPIRHRPVGQMSGEADDFLLEYGRDFSSSGIFLETSHPLAVGTKLELVFRLPPELSEGQKAQHVKVLGEVVWTSTGDETTGPGGSGMGVHFVDADEDCLKLLEKIVKKIAVFPGGSAPEPH; encoded by the coding sequence ATGGCGGATCGTCTGACCATGTTCGTTGAGAGGCGGCGCGCCAAGCGCCACCGGCTGTCGTTTCCCATCCGGCACCGGCCGGTGGGGCAGATGAGCGGCGAGGCCGACGATTTCCTTCTGGAATACGGCCGCGATTTTTCCTCGTCTGGGATATTCCTGGAAACCTCCCATCCGCTTGCCGTTGGCACCAAGCTGGAGCTGGTGTTCCGGCTGCCGCCCGAGTTGTCAGAGGGCCAGAAGGCCCAGCACGTGAAGGTGCTGGGGGAAGTTGTCTGGACTTCTACCGGTGATGAAACGACCGGGCCCGGCGGATCCGGCATGGGTGTTCATTTCGTGGATGCCGATGAAGACTGCCTGAAGCTGCTCGAAAAGATCGTCAAGAAGATCGCCGTGTTTCCGGGAGGTTCCGCTCCGGAACCGCACTGA
- a CDS encoding M20/M25/M40 family metallo-hydrolase: protein MAIDWNRAQDEVVEHLRNLIRINTVNPPGNELAAARYVASVLESEGIRPEIIESAPERANLVATLPGTGRHGKPLMLSAHLDVVAVDPEMWTHDPFGGEIHDGFIWGRGAIDMKNMAAMQLMVMLLLKREGVRIGRDLKLVCVADEEAGSELGSDFLVQKHPEKIDAEYCITEVGGFTMHLDRGTIYPIQVSEKGICWMRLHARGEPGHGSMPHSHMATVKLAAAVAKLGAVRLPQHNTPVVENFIRTVADFTKFPGSAVLPQLLNRRLGGAVLNIVGRQDPWQAAALGAMLRNTVAPTIYEGGKKINVIPSHASIDLDGRLIPGQTADDLIAEIKSVIGDDYEIEVLKYAPGDVFPQGTALYNAIVSTLKRADPGALPVPYMITGFTDAFCYNRLGIKCYGFTPVRMPPGLVFSRLYHGHDERIPVEGLGWGTRVLYDLVAGFLADS, encoded by the coding sequence ATGGCGATAGACTGGAACAGGGCGCAGGACGAAGTGGTGGAGCACCTCCGGAATCTCATCCGGATCAATACGGTGAACCCGCCCGGCAACGAGCTGGCCGCTGCCCGCTATGTGGCCAGTGTGCTGGAATCAGAGGGAATCCGGCCGGAAATCATCGAATCGGCGCCGGAACGGGCGAATCTCGTTGCCACGCTCCCCGGCACCGGCCGGCACGGAAAGCCGCTGATGCTGTCGGCCCATCTCGATGTTGTGGCGGTGGACCCGGAGATGTGGACCCACGATCCGTTTGGTGGCGAAATCCACGACGGGTTCATCTGGGGCCGCGGCGCCATCGACATGAAAAACATGGCTGCCATGCAGCTCATGGTGATGCTGCTCCTCAAGCGCGAGGGGGTGAGGATCGGGCGCGACCTGAAGCTTGTCTGCGTTGCCGACGAGGAGGCCGGTTCCGAGCTGGGCTCGGACTTCCTGGTGCAGAAGCATCCGGAGAAGATCGATGCCGAATACTGCATCACCGAGGTGGGCGGTTTCACGATGCATCTGGACCGGGGGACCATCTACCCGATTCAGGTGTCCGAAAAGGGCATCTGCTGGATGCGCCTTCACGCCCGGGGCGAGCCGGGGCATGGCTCCATGCCCCATTCCCACATGGCAACGGTGAAGCTCGCCGCGGCCGTGGCGAAACTGGGGGCGGTCCGGCTTCCGCAGCACAACACCCCTGTGGTGGAGAACTTCATCCGGACGGTGGCTGACTTCACGAAGTTTCCGGGCAGTGCCGTGCTGCCTCAGCTACTGAACCGCAGACTGGGCGGGGCGGTCCTCAATATCGTGGGCCGGCAGGATCCGTGGCAGGCGGCGGCGCTGGGGGCAATGCTGCGCAACACCGTCGCGCCGACGATCTACGAGGGCGGCAAGAAGATCAACGTGATTCCGTCGCATGCATCGATTGATCTCGATGGCCGGCTCATCCCCGGCCAGACGGCTGATGACCTCATTGCCGAGATCAAGTCGGTGATTGGCGATGACTACGAGATCGAGGTGCTCAAGTACGCTCCGGGTGACGTGTTCCCGCAGGGCACTGCGCTGTACAATGCGATCGTCAGCACACTGAAGCGCGCCGATCCCGGGGCCCTGCCGGTGCCCTACATGATCACCGGTTTTACCGATGCCTTCTGCTACAACCGGCTTGGAATCAAGTGCTACGGCTTCACGCCGGTCCGGATGCCGCCGGGGCTCGTTTTCTCCCGGCTCTACCACGGACATGACGAGCGCATCCCGGTGGAAGGGCTCGGCTGGGGCACGAGGGTGCTCTATGACCTGGTGGCCGGTTTCCTCGCCGACAGCTGA
- a CDS encoding 2-dehydropantoate 2-reductase, with protein MKITVVGSGGVGGYYGGRLALAGADVTFVARGAHKAAINAGGLQLELTGENRTETVRSPARELSELAGPLDLVLYCIKTTQDAELLPALASLCGPTTWILPLQNGVEAEEKLKKVCPGAQILGGTCYVSALLEGPGKVRHYGSGLVTAGDIGMSGSGTAGKLEAIRDLFNRAKIPTSISANIRLDKWRKLVWNAGLNPLTALTNLLATDVITNPDTRQLARDGMIECIRVAQALDLPLTDADADRHLAGTATIKTVPTSMLSDRRAGKPVEIDAISGPIIRNGEKHSISTPVARMYLTLLSGYNRSLESAGKP; from the coding sequence ATGAAAATCACCGTGGTTGGATCAGGCGGAGTGGGCGGATACTACGGCGGGCGGCTGGCACTCGCCGGTGCAGACGTGACTTTCGTCGCCCGTGGCGCACACAAGGCAGCCATCAATGCCGGCGGCCTCCAGCTCGAACTCACTGGCGAAAACCGGACCGAGACAGTGCGCTCCCCGGCGCGGGAACTTTCCGAGCTTGCCGGACCACTCGACCTCGTTCTCTACTGCATCAAGACGACCCAGGATGCGGAGCTGCTTCCGGCGCTTGCCTCGCTCTGCGGTCCCACGACCTGGATACTCCCGCTGCAGAACGGGGTCGAGGCGGAGGAAAAGCTGAAGAAAGTCTGTCCCGGGGCGCAGATCCTTGGCGGTACCTGTTACGTGAGCGCCCTGCTGGAAGGCCCCGGCAAGGTCCGCCACTACGGGTCGGGGCTTGTGACGGCGGGCGACATCGGGATGTCGGGCAGCGGGACAGCCGGGAAGCTGGAAGCGATCCGGGATCTGTTCAACCGGGCAAAGATACCAACCAGCATTTCGGCCAATATCCGGCTGGACAAGTGGCGAAAGCTCGTCTGGAACGCGGGACTGAATCCCCTGACGGCGCTCACCAACCTGCTGGCCACCGACGTCATCACCAATCCCGACACACGCCAGCTCGCCCGCGACGGCATGATCGAATGCATCCGCGTGGCGCAGGCCCTCGATCTCCCGCTCACGGATGCGGATGCCGACCGGCACCTCGCTGGCACGGCAACGATCAAGACGGTGCCGACATCCATGCTCTCGGACCGGCGCGCCGGCAAGCCCGTGGAGATCGACGCCATTTCAGGCCCGATCATCAGGAACGGCGAAAAGCATTCGATCTCCACGCCAGTGGCCCGGATGTACCTGACCCTGCTGTCCGGCTATAACCGCTCGCTGGAGTCCGCCGGCAAACCGTAG
- a CDS encoding phosphoribosylglycinamide formyltransferase: MLEGKLKVAIMASGYGSNFQAIQDSSVLKEIGVQIVCLVTNNPQAFVIERARRVGIPVEIAEHKAFPTREAYDQELLSRLDKYQPDLICLAGFMRVLSPVFLRAYARRIINIHPSLLPAFPGIRIHEQVIDYGVRYSGCTVHFVDEGVDTGPIILQATVPVYDDDTPESLATRVHEEEYRIYPEAVRLFAQKRLVIDGRRVKILTPQRA; this comes from the coding sequence ATGCTAGAGGGAAAACTGAAGGTGGCCATCATGGCTAGCGGCTATGGGTCCAATTTCCAGGCGATCCAGGATTCAAGCGTCCTGAAGGAAATCGGCGTTCAGATCGTCTGTCTGGTCACGAACAATCCCCAGGCATTTGTCATCGAACGGGCCCGGCGTGTCGGCATTCCGGTCGAGATCGCCGAGCACAAGGCATTTCCCACGCGGGAGGCCTACGACCAGGAACTGCTCTCCCGGCTGGACAAATACCAGCCCGACCTCATCTGTCTCGCCGGGTTCATGCGCGTACTCTCGCCCGTGTTCCTGCGTGCGTACGCCCGCCGGATCATCAACATCCATCCGTCCCTGCTGCCGGCTTTTCCGGGCATACGGATCCATGAGCAGGTGATCGATTACGGGGTCCGCTATTCGGGCTGCACGGTTCACTTCGTTGATGAAGGCGTCGACACTGGACCGATCATTCTCCAGGCGACAGTGCCCGTCTACGACGACGATACCCCTGAATCGCTGGCTACCCGCGTTCATGAGGAAGAGTACCGGATTTATCCGGAAGCCGTCCGGCTTTTTGCCCAGAAACGGCTTGTGATCGACGGACGCCGGGTGAAGATACTCACACCGCAGCGGGCCTGA
- a CDS encoding thrombospondin type 3 repeat-containing protein, giving the protein MRVRLLMAALACAILAAGCNSRVSLLDSDGDGVPNAFDAFPFDPNEWYDNDGDGIGDNADPDDDNDGVADILDGPLINAALVQKLQRIDARRDNYPVFRGNRVIDVTELDQRLTDSFVSRLAGNNMFLFQFDPTQKSDFFPITASAPDSAALSGQMEIGNLIGDELDISFQMADTNENGIPDILEADIDNDGVPDFLDAFPRDKTEWSDTDGDGVGDNADCNDDGPGGKAVGLTPCIPDAEDPDPDTRPVILLRFDDSLIVRCPIDGNQDGMVDDLGVNPANDPSSSGFVEISTGIDGTALVINPATICDDLLPLGDLDGDGTPNRDDPDIDGDGIPNELDRDFVRDGISDPVDIDRALPERPDFYCPSALGRCDLVPDSIDDDWDNDGCPNIRPNGDPRVIPDCPLSGDRFPNDPGETIDTDGDGIGDNADPCPSDPLNQCGLLHPDADFDGDGIPNRDDPDIDGDGVPNEQDRFPYDPLEAFDNDLDGIGDNADPDDDNDGIPDVLEGFPPLVQALLSAGTPVTAEELRVELNNACAAPVPVCKLGTHPFAPDSDLDGETDGAEWDRLSQFAGCRVFVDPGCLIPQVVVPFSGERTYPLLDPDTDGDGILDGSDQSPYGGNSGLPDSDGDGLIDVIEECGGAGQPDCLPTAPVPYGTSPTRSDTDGDGLPDANEVAIDVDHNGSFSDVNDLRFIFFQQVFAFADTAEDICFNDPGNCTPEHEACRGLLPPVCVGEARAGRMCPALRIPCTRSYQIARFDPTNPDPPLPAPPTMLNPMLADTDGDGISDGDELRGWNVAGIVFRTDPLLEDTDGDSWPDDIDNCPTIPNLNQADSDWDGVGDACDPAFTLLPLTSRDFDLDGLTDNQEIQPRPMDPPSLSRPYPSSPALQDTDGDGVIDYLDICPLYYAPNPFLDDADQDGILDSVDGCKCEPGPGPCALPVIDPADTDGDGVPDVIENFGLRPGGFQTDPNVPDSDCDGIIDSADNCPCTANPDQIDSDGNGIGSACEAFFGETCKVSACTP; this is encoded by the coding sequence TTGCGAGTGCGCTTACTGATGGCGGCGCTGGCCTGCGCCATTCTTGCCGCAGGCTGCAATTCGCGGGTTTCGCTCCTGGACAGCGACGGTGACGGGGTGCCGAATGCCTTTGATGCCTTCCCGTTCGATCCGAACGAATGGTACGACAACGATGGAGACGGTATTGGCGACAATGCCGACCCTGACGATGACAATGACGGCGTGGCCGACATCCTTGACGGGCCGCTGATCAACGCCGCGCTGGTGCAGAAACTCCAGCGTATCGATGCCCGGCGGGATAATTATCCGGTCTTCAGGGGTAACCGGGTCATAGACGTCACGGAACTGGACCAGCGGCTCACCGATTCGTTCGTTTCCAGGCTGGCCGGGAACAACATGTTCCTGTTCCAGTTCGACCCGACACAGAAAAGTGATTTCTTCCCGATTACAGCATCCGCCCCGGACAGTGCGGCGCTTTCCGGGCAGATGGAGATCGGCAACCTGATCGGTGACGAGCTCGACATCTCGTTCCAGATGGCCGACACGAATGAAAACGGGATACCCGATATACTCGAAGCGGACATTGATAACGATGGTGTGCCGGATTTTCTGGACGCCTTTCCGCGTGACAAGACCGAGTGGAGTGACACCGACGGCGACGGAGTGGGCGACAACGCCGACTGCAACGATGACGGTCCCGGCGGCAAGGCCGTGGGCCTCACTCCCTGCATTCCTGATGCGGAGGACCCGGATCCTGATACCCGGCCGGTCATTCTGCTCCGGTTCGATGATTCCCTGATTGTCCGGTGTCCCATTGACGGCAACCAGGACGGCATGGTGGATGACCTGGGTGTTAATCCGGCCAACGATCCTTCCAGTTCCGGTTTTGTGGAAATCTCGACCGGGATTGACGGCACGGCGCTTGTTATCAATCCGGCGACAATCTGCGATGACCTGCTCCCGCTGGGTGATCTCGATGGTGATGGAACACCGAACCGCGACGATCCGGATATCGATGGTGACGGCATTCCGAACGAACTGGACCGGGATTTCGTCCGGGACGGCATTTCCGATCCTGTCGATATCGACCGTGCGCTCCCCGAGCGGCCTGACTTCTACTGCCCGAGCGCCCTTGGCCGCTGTGACCTCGTTCCCGATTCGATCGATGACGACTGGGACAACGACGGCTGCCCGAACATCCGGCCGAACGGCGATCCGCGGGTGATACCGGACTGCCCGTTGTCCGGCGACCGGTTTCCCAACGATCCAGGCGAGACGATCGACACCGACGGTGACGGCATCGGTGACAATGCCGATCCCTGCCCGTCCGACCCGTTGAACCAGTGCGGGCTTCTGCACCCGGATGCCGATTTTGATGGCGACGGTATCCCGAACCGCGACGATCCGGATATCGACGGCGACGGCGTGCCGAACGAGCAGGACCGGTTTCCGTACGATCCACTGGAGGCGTTCGACAACGATCTGGACGGCATCGGCGACAACGCGGATCCTGACGACGACAACGACGGTATTCCGGATGTGCTGGAAGGGTTCCCTCCGCTGGTTCAGGCTCTGCTGTCTGCCGGAACGCCGGTCACTGCCGAGGAACTCAGGGTTGAGCTAAACAATGCCTGTGCGGCCCCTGTTCCGGTCTGCAAACTGGGAACGCACCCTTTTGCTCCCGATTCGGACCTGGATGGAGAAACCGACGGTGCCGAATGGGACCGGCTCAGCCAGTTCGCCGGTTGCCGCGTGTTTGTCGATCCGGGCTGCTTGATTCCGCAGGTCGTTGTCCCTTTTTCGGGCGAGCGCACATACCCGCTGCTGGATCCCGATACCGACGGCGACGGCATTCTGGACGGGTCGGACCAGAGCCCGTACGGAGGCAATTCAGGGCTTCCGGATTCCGACGGCGACGGCCTGATTGACGTGATCGAGGAGTGCGGTGGTGCGGGACAACCCGACTGTCTCCCAACGGCGCCGGTGCCCTATGGCACTTCGCCTACACGATCCGACACCGACGGTGACGGGCTGCCGGACGCGAATGAAGTGGCTATCGACGTGGACCACAACGGCAGCTTCAGCGACGTGAATGACCTCCGGTTTATTTTCTTCCAGCAGGTGTTCGCCTTTGCCGACACGGCCGAGGATATCTGTTTCAATGATCCGGGGAACTGCACTCCAGAGCACGAGGCCTGCCGTGGGCTGCTGCCGCCCGTCTGTGTGGGCGAGGCCCGCGCCGGGCGCATGTGCCCGGCGCTCCGGATCCCCTGCACACGCTCCTACCAGATAGCCCGTTTCGACCCGACGAATCCGGACCCGCCGCTTCCCGCACCGCCCACAATGCTCAATCCGATGCTCGCCGACACGGACGGGGACGGGATATCCGATGGAGACGAGCTGCGCGGATGGAATGTGGCTGGTATTGTTTTCCGTACTGATCCGCTGCTGGAAGATACCGACGGCGACAGCTGGCCGGACGATATCGACAACTGCCCCACGATTCCGAACCTGAATCAGGCCGACTCGGACTGGGATGGCGTTGGTGATGCCTGTGATCCGGCATTCACGCTGCTTCCGCTCACTTCCCGCGATTTCGATCTGGACGGGCTTACCGACAACCAGGAGATCCAGCCGCGGCCGATGGATCCGCCCTCGCTGTCGCGCCCGTATCCTTCCAGCCCGGCGCTTCAGGATACTGATGGGGACGGCGTCATCGACTATCTGGATATCTGTCCGCTCTACTATGCTCCGAATCCCTTCCTAGATGACGCCGACCAGGACGGCATTCTGGACAGTGTTGATGGCTGCAAATGTGAACCGGGGCCGGGGCCCTGCGCGCTTCCGGTGATCGATCCGGCCGATACCGACGGCGACGGCGTGCCTGATGTTATCGAGAATTTCGGCCTGAGGCCTGGCGGCTTCCAGACCGATCCGAACGTGCCTGATTCCGACTGCGACGGGATCATCGATTCGGCGGACAACTGCCCCTGCACGGCCAACCCGGACCAGATCGATTCCGATGGCAACGGCATCGGGAGCGCCTGCGAGGCCTTCTTTGGCGAGACCTGCAAGGTTTCTGCCTGTACGCCGTAA